A window of the Lolium perenne isolate Kyuss_39 chromosome 7, Kyuss_2.0, whole genome shotgun sequence genome harbors these coding sequences:
- the LOC127317905 gene encoding UDP-glucuronate 4-epimerase 1 — protein MRVVADEEDMLPSTPGKVKIERAGTMSRQLHRCFASTGTMFLWALFLVAMTATYLSFHSFVDTSSRYFAASWGGLHWERQIRASASPRRPPGSAEGAGLSVLVTGAAGFVGTHCSLALRKRGDGVVGIDNFNKYYDPSLKKARRALLASHGVFVVEGDINDGRLLTKLFDVVPFTHVLHLAAQAGVRYAMENPASYVHSNIAGLVSLLEACKDADPQPAVVWASSSSVYGLNDAVPFSEAHRTDRPASLYAATKKAGEEITHTYNHIYGLSVTGLRFFTVYGPWGRPDMAYFSFTRNILQGKPITVYRGKDHVDLARDFTYIDDIVRGCLSSLDTAGRSTGTGGRKRGPAPYRIFNLGNTAPVTVPTLVSILERYLRVKAKKNVVEMPGNGDVPFTHANISLAREQLEYKPTTSLEMGLKKFVRWYLSYYGYNRGTHTFNNL, from the coding sequence ATGCGGGTGGTGGCTGATGAGGAGGACATGCTGCCGTCCACGCCGGGGAAGGTGAAGATCGAGCGTGCGGGCACGATGAGCCGGCAGCTGCACCGGTGCTTCGCGTCCACGGGGACCATGTTCCTGTGGGCGCTCTTCCTGGTAGCCATGACCGCCACATACCTCAGCTTCCATTCCTTCGTCGACACCTCGTCGCGCTACTTCGCCGCGTCCTGGGGCGGGCTGCACTGGGAGCGCCAGATCCGCGCGTCGGCATCGCCACGCCGGCCGCCAGGGTCGGCGGAGGGCGCCGGCCTGTCCGTGCTGGTGACCGGCGCCGCCGGGTTCGTGGGCACGCACTGCTCGCTGGCCCTTCGGAAGcgcggcgacggcgtcgtgggcaTTGACAACTTCAACAAGTACTACGACCCGTCGCTCAAGAAGGCCCGGCGCGCGCTGCTGGCGTCGCACGGCGTGTTCGTGGTGGAGGGCGACATCAACGACGGCCGcctcctcaccaagctcttcgacGTGGTGCCCTTCACCCACGTTCTCCACCTCGCCGCCCAGGCCGGGGTCCGGTACGCCATGGAGAACCCGGCGTCGTACGTGCACTCCAACATCGCCGGCCTCGTGTCCCTCCTCGAGGCCTGCAAGGACGCCGACCCGCAGCCGGCCGTCGTGTGGGCGTCCAGCTCCTCCGTGTACGGCCTCAATGACGCTGTGCCATTCTCGGAGGCGCACCGCACGGACCGTCCCGCTTCGCTCTACGCCGCCACCAAGAAGGCCGGCGAGGAGATCACACACACCTACAACCACATCTACGGCCTCTCCGTCACCGGCCTCCGCTTCTTCACCGTGTACGGGCCATGGGGCCGCCCCGACATGGCGTACTTCTCGTTCACCCGCAACATCCTCCAGGGGAAGCCCATCACCGTGTACCGTGGCAAGGACCACGTCGACCTCGCACGGGACTTCAcatacatcgacgacatcgtgcGCGGGTGCCTGTCGTCGCTCGACACGGCGGGCCGGAGCACGGGGACGGGAGGGAGGAAGCGTGGGCCGGCGCCGTACAGGATCTTCAACCTGGGGAACACGGCGCCGGTGACGGTGCCGACGCTGGTGTCCATCCtggagcggtacctccgggttaAGGCGAAGAAGAACGTGGTGGAGATGCCGGGGAACGGGGACGTGCCCTTCACGCACGCCAACATCAGCCTCGCGCGGGAGCAGCTCGAGTACAAGCCCACGACGAGCCTGGAGATGGGGCTCAAGAAGTTCGTCAGATGGTACCTCTCCTATTACGGATACAACCGGGGAACACACACCTTCAACAACTTGTGA